CTACCCTGAGCTGGGGCAGTGACCCGTGATCCTAGCTGCTGGCATTGACCATGTGAATGATGGCCCTTTGCCAGCTAgcacctcccccctcctccctaaACTCTCAGAGGTCTGTCTCTTTACTCCTAggcccccctccccactgcaaGCTCACCCCATCCCTGGACAGGGGCAgtgggagagggggtggagaacgACTGAGTGACCTTGACCAGGCCTTGATGCAGCCCCCGGGCCAGCCTGCCCAGCAGGAGGGATCACTGCCTTTTAAAACAAGGGTCTTCCTGCCCGGGGTCTAGGAAGCAGCCAGatgacaccccccaccccactcctggcCTAGCCGAAGTCCCGTGGTTTTGGAGTTCTGTGGAACCCCAGGCATCAGCCCGGATGCCAGCACTGCCGTCATTCTCACGCTGCCCCCATGCACGTGATGACGAGCAGGGAACTGGGAACGCCTCTGTTGCCCAAGAAGGCACAAGACTGAATgagcagaaagggaaggaagtggCCGTGGCTGTGGCTGTCGAGGATGCCCGCACCTGCCCCAGACCCGGGAGGCTGACTCCAGGGCTGGAGCAGCTGTTGCAGGTGCCGTCTGGGCACGTGAGGGTGAGGGGGCCAGCGGCCTCACGCCCTGGGGGAGGCATCTTCTCGGGGGGCCAGAGCCCCCTAGGTGCAGTGGGCTGAGTTAGGGCCTCGGGGTCCCGGCTCCGCTGTTTACCCTCAGCGGCATGGCTTTGGATGGGTTGCccttcccttggcttctgtgTAGTCACCTGTGAAATGACTGGATAACAGTACTCGccttggggtgggggcgggagcgGGGGGACCCCCCTGGGCAGGGGCAGGCTGTTGTTGGAACCCCACTGGGTACGTCTCGTTCACACCCAGCCATGGCTGGTGGGGTGAGGACGGGGGTGCTGGGGGCAGTGCCTGCCACCCCGATAGTAACCCCCGGCCCTCCAGCTGTCGTCCTGTTAAATTCTGGGCTGGAGGTCTCTGTGGCCACCGACCTTTGCCTCATCTAGGGAGCAGGAAGTGGCACGGGGCGTCCCCCTGCCACACAGCCAGGCAGGCCCCGACACCCCCGCCCGGTGGCCGGGCGCTGTCTTTGCAGAGCTCCACGCAGGAGATTGGCGAGGAGCTGGTCAACGGCGTCATCTACTCCATCTCCCTGCGCAAGGTTCAGGTGCACCACGGCGCCAACAAGGGCCAGCGCTGGCTCGGGGTGAGTGTGGATGGGGGGTCTCCGTGCCCAGAACCCCGACAAGGCCTGGGATGCAGGGGCCACCCTGGCCACTCCACTGGGCTCCCTCCCAGGGCTTTCCTGCCTGGggggcccccagccctgctcccaaaGGAATCTGGGCCCTCAGCCCTCCCCTACTgtccagccctgggctgggccaaGTGCATAGTTCTCTGTTCACTTATTTGTATGAACATCAAAAAAAGACACTTCCATACTATTTCCACTTCATCTTAGGCTGGGATTACTTATGCATTTTGCCCCAGTATTTCTTGTTTTAACGACTGTCCTTCCACACCTTCGCCAAGGCTTTCATCACCTTACTTagtagggcttttttttttttttttttaaacccaaaaaGGACTCAGCCTACTATATATGGTTCTCTGCAACTTGCCGTCACGGAACACAACTCCATGACCCCTCCAGGTCATAGCGGGGGCCTGACAAATACGTAACATTTCAGAAGGGAGGCTGGTTCGCAACCATAACTCAGCCTTCACTGCCGTGAACCTTGACGGGATTCCCTTCTGCAGCCATTTCCACAGTGCCGCCCCGAATAGCCTCTGGGTCCTAACATACCGTGCCTTTCCACCCCAggctgagcctctgttttctcatctctagaaCGGGGATGCTTTGCCAGGGATCCCGGGGACTCTGCCCTTAATACGGCAAGGTGCTGTCATTACTCAGCTAATAAAATGACCTGAAGGTGTTGGTATTGCGAGTTTTCATCGCCCCACCTCCAGTTCAAAAGCTGAGACCCTTTTTCTGTTCCGGGCACTCACGTCCCATCTCCGTCCAGAAGTCGCCGGGTGCTTGGAGCTTCCTCTGAGttccagcccctgcccgcctAGTGGGCCACGGTGCTGTCGCTGACCGTCTGTGCCTCTCTGTCCCACCCCAGTATGAAAATGACTCGGCCCTGAACCTGTATGAGACCTGCAAGGTGCGGACCGTGAAGGCAGGCACGCTGGAGAAGCTGGTGGAGCACCTGGTGCCCGCCTTCCAGGGCAGCGACCTCTCCTATGTCACCATCTTCCTGTGCACCTACCGAGCCTTCACCACCACCCAGCGGGTCCTGGACCTGCTGTTCCAAAGGTGAGCGCCCCGCCCACCCACTGGCTGTGTGTCTTGGGAATGTcgctttacctctctgagcctcagtttactcacgTGAAGGCCGGGCTGCCAGGACTGTTGGATAAGCATGGACAGTGCGGCCCCGCGCCCGGCCCTGTGGAAAGGGCTGCTGAGGGCTGGGGTGGTTTTAATTAAGGTTTTCCTCTGCCCCATGGAGAAGCTCTCTGCTTCCAGCCGCTGGGCAGAATAGTTTTCCCGTTTGTAAAGGAGGTTCCAGATTCTGTCTCAGGGGTCCCTCCTGGGAGtagccagggcagggctggctgggggcCGGCTGAGGGCCCAGGCCCACTCGGGCATCTGTAAGGTGCTGGTTGGGCTCATTCGTTCAGCAAATACATACGaagcgcctactgtgtgcaggcACTTTTCTAGGCACTTGGCTTAATTCAGTGAACGGTGCAGACAAAAATCCCCGCCCTCCCGGGCTTCCATCCTAGCCGGGGGGTCAGCCAGTAACACTAGACGTCATAGCAGGTACGGTAGATGTGACGCCCTCACGGCCTCCTCTAGATACGGGTGCATCCTCCCTTATTCCAGCGAGGACGGCGGACCTCAGGACCAACTGAAAAAGTGAGTAGACTTTGGGtctgatgggaggggctgggcagaACCCTGGCTGCCACGTATCTTGTGATTCCCGCTGGAGGGCTGAGGTCTGGGGGCTTCTCCTGCAGGAGGAAAGGAGTCAGAGAGCTGTGGCTGGGGTCCCATGTCcccagggagcagaggggaggctgggggctcAGAGCCGGCCCCTGAGAACATCCATCCCCCCTCAGATCCGGGGCCCAGGACAGGAGGTGTGGGGGGCAAGCTGCTGACACTTCAGCCTCGCAGCCCAGTGTGAGTGCTCAGCTGGGGCTCACGGGAGCTCAGTCAGGGTCAGGGGGCTGGCTACATCCCCACCACCAAGAATAGCGTCCCTGGGAGGACGAGACCCGCACTCCGGTGCACAGACCAAGGCAGCCGTCGGTGCGCGAGCTTCCGGTTCAGGTGCGCGAGGCCCGTGAAGGCCGGGCAGGGGCACACTCTGcttgtcccctcctccctcccctgtttATGCAGCGCCTACTGTGTGCGGCCAGGCCAGCGCGACGAACAGAGCGGGCcggccctccctgccctcctgcagtTTCCTTCCCAGTGGGGAGGGcccagggggctgggggcagacagGAGAGAGTCAGGCTCCCCCGAGGAAGGGAGAGGTGGTCACCAGGGACGGAGGGCCCCTTCCTACCAGGCCTGCCCCCGCCTGGCAGCCCAGTGCgggtggggcaggggcgggcCCAGAAGCCCATCCCCCATGAGGGAGCCAGGGGAGGGCCGCGTGGAAGGAAAGGCCAGGCCCCTGACTGCTGCCCGCCCGCCTGCCCCCAGTGCCGTCTCCTCCATCCTGGGCACCTGGCTGGACCAGTACTCCGAGGACTTCTGTCAGCCCCCGGACTTCCCGTGCCTCAAGCAGCTGGTGGCCTACGTGCAGCTCAACATGCCCGGCTCCGACCTGGAGCGCCGCGCCCACCTTCTCCTGGCCCAGCTGGAGCGCACAGAGCTCACCAAGGCAGAGCCAGAGGGTGAGGAGCGGGGTCGGTGCTGGACACGCAGGAGTCCCCGGGGCTGCCTCAGACCGCCCACGTGGGGACCACTGGCGGGGAGACGTCCTGGGGTGCTTCTTGAGCTGAAGCTTCTCTGGAAGGCAGTGATGTGGTTTCTGTCCTGGAAAAAAAGGCAGGCGTGTTGCTGAGCTCCGCTCTTCTTTGCAGCTCTGGCTCCAGCTCTGAAGCCAACTGCAGCCCTCGAGCCAGTGCCGGCTCCAGCTCTAGCACCCAGGCCGGTGCCAGGTCCAGACCTCGAGCCAGCTCTGGGACCAGCACCAGCTCCAGCCACAGAGCCTTCCTGGCCTTCGCCCGTGGCTGCAGAGAACGGGCTGGGTGAGGAGAAGCCTCACCTCCTGGCGTTCCCGCCCAACCTGGTGGCAGAGCAGTTCACGCTGATGGACGCGGTAGGCAGCTCGTCTCAGCAGGGCGGGCAGGGGTGCACCTTCCTTCAGGCGTCTGCCCTGCCCTGTCCAGAGCTGATGTCCTGCCCCAAAGCCCATGACAAACCGCGTCACCTGGGCAGGTCTCCTCACCCGAAGGCCTCGACTCCCCTCCAGGCTGTGGACCCAGGCCCCATCCCTCGCACACGGTGTCTGGGTGGAATGAGGTGGAGCGGTAGAAAGCTGGGCGGGGTCTGGCCCACCTGGTAGCGGACGGTCGCTCACTCCGTGGTccgccccccctgccccccacgtcTGCTGAGGAGGCCTCACCAGCTTCGGCACTTAGCAGGCACCTGGTGCGTGCTAGAAGCCGTGGCAGACGCAGCCTCTGGTTGTAGTGCCCACGTGAAGGGGCATCTGGACAGGGGGCAGGCCTGAGGCATGACCAAGGGCTAGAAGCACCACCTGTATGGGCAGGTGTGAGCCGCATGTCGTGCTGGGAGTTGGGGTGGACTGGGGAAGGTGGCCACCTCTCTTTCCTGCCAGGGTCACTCTGGCTCACCTTGCGCTGGGTGCCCACAGTGGGCAGGGAACAAAACCCAGAGACACCACCTCCCCGCGCCTCCCCCGGCCGGGCTCGAGCCGCCTCCCCGGCTTCCAGAGCTCCAGCTCTGACCAGTGACCCTGccgaggcctgggggtggggctggggggactgTGGGCGTTGAGCTGGGGTGCAGCAGTGCCGGCTGACCTTCCCCTTGCCCCCAGGAGCTGTTCAAGAAGGTGGTGCCCTACCACTGCCTGGGCTCCATCTGGTCTCAGCGGGACAAGAGGGGCAAGGAACACCTGGCTCCCACCGTCCGTGCCACCGTCGCCCAGTTCAACAGTGTGGCCAACTGCGTCATCACCACCTGCCTCGGGGACCGGAGCGTGACGGCCCGCGCCAGGGCCCGGGTGTTGGAGCACTGGATCGAGGTGGCCCGGGTACGCGGCCGCCAAGGGCCCGGGGAGCCCTTTCTGCCCCTGAGTTGATCTCATCCGACCCCAGGAGCACCTCCCGGGGCGTCTGTCCCATCCGGGAGGGGGGTGCCCCCCTAAGAGGGACTGAAGCTGGAGCAGGCGGGAGCTCGGCCCCCTCTCACAGcctggcccctccctcccaggagtGCCGGGTCCTCAAGAACTTTTCGTCCCTCTACGCCATCCTCTCGGCTCTGCAGAGCAACTCCATCCACCGGCTGAAGAAGACGTGGGAAGAAGTTTCCAGGTGGGCAGGCTTCTCCCTGGAGGAGCTCCAGGGTGGACCTGGGGCCTTCCACGGGGCTGGGTGCTGCCTGGAACCTGCCCAGGGACAGCGCATCCTGGGGGCGGGGTCTCTCAGGGCCAGCAGTTCCGCCTCAGGACCCGGTCTCTTTCTCTGGCAGGTACTGGCTTGAGCCACGTTGGGGATTTCATGTGTCTACTTCACCCACACGACTCTGTGCGCTTAAAATCAGAACTGGCCAAAACAGAGCCACTCAGTCGACTGGGAATGGGGTTCCCCGGTGACCCACATGagacccacccctccaggcctaCCGAGCCCTTAGGGTCCAGCAGAACTCTGTTTGGAAACCACCCATCCAGGCAGTTGGGGTCTCTGGGTCCTCAAATGTTTTTGCCCCCGCACCCCTCCCCACCatgccttcctttctccttccttcccccagggACAGCCTCCGCATCTTTCAGAAGCTGTCGGAGATTTTCTCAGATGAGAACAACTACTCCCTAAGCAGAGAGCTGCTCATCAAGGTAGAGTCCCGGGGCTCGGGGTGGAGGGGCTTATGTTCCCACTGAAAGTTTCTTCGAAAACTTCTCATGAGATCTGTCGGGTCTGTGGGCAGGTGGGGGGCAGTTTGGGAGATGGGAGGCCCTAGTACAGGGATGGAGCAGGGCAGCTGGGCTGTCCTAGAGCTGCGGGCAGGTGAGGGGCAGGATTAGAGTCTCCTGGGTCCTCACTGGTCCCTCACCCGGCACTCGGGGTGGATGAGGTCAAGGGTGAGGGTCTCTTCCTTCCCCAGACCAGCCTAGCCTGTCCCCACAAAGCCAGGCCCTGCTGTTCCTGTCTGCGCTGACCTCCGAGGGCCAGGCACCCCGCCTGCCCAGGGATGGCACTGCAGGGGCCGCCCAGCCATCGTCCAAATGAGCAGACCAGGAGGTAgatctgggggctgggggctcttccctctgcctcagggCAGACACTGCAAAGGAATCCAGGGACTCTTCTCAGAGtctcaccacagggcctttggTGGCCGTGACAAATGGCCCAGACAGCTTGTGCCAAGTGCACAGGGGTGCTGATGCATTCACAGGGGTCCTTCCCCGGAAACTTCCATACAAAGAGGAAGCAAAGTGTCACCACCCGgtgctcccagcagccccagctcACCCTCTCAGAGGTGGCACCAAGGAGACCCCTCCTGAGCGGCTGAAGGCAGAGCTCTGTGCAGGGGACATCCCGAGGGGCTCCGTGGGGTTGTGAAGGCCTTGGCGCGGCAGACACCCTGCTCAGCCAGGCCCCCCCAGACTCCCTGTCCCTCTCTCGATGGCTCGCCCGGCGGGGGGCCGGCACACACCAGAGGCTCTGAGCCCTTCTGAGGCTCATTCAGAGGCAAGGCAATGCctgtctctgggcttcagtttcctcatctggagagTGGGCAAATGCTGACCCCAGGGTGCCAACCTCACGGGGAGGCAGTGAGGTTCAAGGGGGAAGGGAAATCTCCTACCGTCCTGCAGAGACGGGGGGTCGGGGGGAACAGCACAGCCATGGTGATGGAGGTGTGGCGCTGAGTCCTTGGAGACCCCGAGGGGCAGGTGTAATCCTCATCTGTACTTTCCAAGGAGGCCGGGCTGCTGACCCACGTTCCCACACCCCGTGAGCACCCGAGCAGGGGTGCAGATCTAGGAATGGAGTACACTGGGGTGGCTGGAGCGTTTGCACCAGTCACCAGGGCCAAGGTCGTGTCTGCTGGTGGTTGATGGGGGGAGGGTCAGAAGGCCTCACCGACCCTGTCCTCGGCCCTGCAGGAGGGGACCTCCAAGTTTGCCACCCTGGAGATGAACCCCAAGAGAGCCCAGAGGCGGCCGAAGGAGGTGGTGAGTGTGCCcgaggctgggagaggaggggccgCCCCGAGCCCCCGCTCCTGTAGCTGCACTGCCTGACATGACCCTTAGACCGACCTACTCCGGGGCCTGGGGGCGCTGCGCCCTGAACAGCTGGTGTCGGGGGACTAGTAACCACCAGAGCAGGGGCCTGGAAGATCTGGGCCCAGTGGGGatttgggaggggggaggggccgggggccatAGATTTTGGAGATTTGCCAAATACCAAGCCTGCAAGGTGACTTGAGGGAGTTTGGGTCCATGCACGCTGGGAGGGGGACTGGGGGGAAAAGGCTAAAGGTCCCCAGGCTGCTCCAAGTGGGAGGCCTGAGTGGGGCTGAGGGGTTTTCAGGGGAGGGGCCTTGCTCATCagttcccccccgccccacccagtTGTCACAGGGTGTCATCCAGGGCACCGTCCCCTACCTGGGCACGTTCCTCACAGACCTGGTGATGCTGGACACTGCAATGAAGGACTATCTGTATGTGAGTCAGCCCAgggccggggttggggggggggggtcctgaGCCCCGAGCTCTCAGCAGAGGGTGCACCTCATCTTACGAGAGCCCCCTGGCCGCCCCTGTGTCCCGGGGACACCTGCCTATCTCGGCAGTGAGTGAACAGAGCTTGGTGCCCGCCTGGTGGGGCTCATCAGAGCTGCAAGGGGTTTGACCCAGCAGGACACAGCCCCGCCCTCAGGTGGCGGCCAtgggtggagaggctgggccctcCAGGGTCAGGCACACGTGGCCAACCTGGCCTTCCTGCCCAAGGCCTCAGTCTCTCTAACTGTCCTCAGACCCCTGAGCCGCGgcgcccctcccaccccgccccggcaCCCCGGCCCCACCCAGGTCCAGGTGTGTGCTGTGCTGCCCCCTGGTGTGTGCTCTGGGTAGTGCAGCCTGAGACCCGTGAGGGGCGGTCATGGGCTAGGGGACACTTTCTGATGGACGCTGGCCGTGTGCTTTCCAGGGGAGACTGATCAACTTcgagaagaggaggaaggtgaGCAGACGCAGCCTCACGGGAAGGGGG
The Phocoena sinus isolate mPhoSin1 chromosome 6, mPhoSin1.pri, whole genome shotgun sequence DNA segment above includes these coding regions:
- the RALGDS gene encoding ral guanine nucleotide dissociation stimulator isoform X4 — encoded protein: MMAQEARPAEPRGRKGWVFLACVSGVTTRQRVVARRAALQSPTPWPKTPLPAPATESSTQEIGEELVNGVIYSISLRKVQVHHGANKGQRWLGYENDSALNLYETCKVRTVKAGTLEKLVEHLVPAFQGSDLSYVTIFLCTYRAFTTTQRVLDLLFQRYGRCDALTASSRYGCILPYSSEDGGPQDQLKNAVSSILGTWLDQYSEDFCQPPDFPCLKQLVAYVQLNMPGSDLERRAHLLLAQLERTELTKAEPEALAPALKPTAALEPVPAPALAPRPVPGPDLEPALGPAPAPATEPSWPSPVAAENGLGEEKPHLLAFPPNLVAEQFTLMDAELFKKVVPYHCLGSIWSQRDKRGKEHLAPTVRATVAQFNSVANCVITTCLGDRSVTARARARVLEHWIEVARECRVLKNFSSLYAILSALQSNSIHRLKKTWEEVSRDSLRIFQKLSEIFSDENNYSLSRELLIKEGTSKFATLEMNPKRAQRRPKEVLSQGVIQGTVPYLGTFLTDLVMLDTAMKDYLYGRLINFEKRRKEFEVIAQIKLLQSACNNYSIAAEEHFGAWFRAMERLSEADSYSLSCELEPPSESASNTLKVKKSTAIVKRWSDRQAPSTELSTGSSYHSKSCDQLRCGPYLSSGDIADALSVHSAGSSSSDVEEITMSFVPESPDGQEKKFWECTSQSSPETSGISSASSSTSSSSASTTPVATTRTHKRSVSGVCGYSSSLPLYNQQVGDCCIIRVSLDVDNGNMYKSILVTSQDKAPAVIRKAMDKHNLDEDEPEDYELVQVISDDRKLKIPDNANVFYAMNSTANYDFVLKKRTFTKGAKVRHGASSTLPRMKQKGLKIAKGIF
- the RALGDS gene encoding ral guanine nucleotide dissociation stimulator isoform X2, producing MVQRMWAEAAGPAGGAEPLFPGSRRSRSVWDAVRLEVGGPDSCPVVLHSFTQLDPDLPRLESSTQEIGEELVNGVIYSISLRKVQVHHGANKGQRWLGYENDSALNLYETCKVRTVKAGTLEKLVEHLVPAFQGSDLSYVTIFLCTYRAFTTTQRVLDLLFQRYGRCDALTASSRYGCILPYSSEDGGPQDQLKNAVSSILGTWLDQYSEDFCQPPDFPCLKQLVAYVQLNMPGSDLERRAHLLLAQLERTELTKAEPEALAPALKPTAALEPVPAPALAPRPVPGPDLEPALGPAPAPATEPSWPSPVAAENGLGEEKPHLLAFPPNLVAEQFTLMDAELFKKVVPYHCLGSIWSQRDKRGKEHLAPTVRATVAQFNSVANCVITTCLGDRSVTARARARVLEHWIEVARECRVLKNFSSLYAILSALQSNSIHRLKKTWEEVSRDSLRIFQKLSEIFSDENNYSLSRELLIKEGTSKFATLEMNPKRAQRRPKEVLSQGVIQGTVPYLGTFLTDLVMLDTAMKDYLYGRLINFEKRRKEFEVIAQIKLLQSACNNYSIAAEEHFGAWFRAMERLSEADSYSLSCELEPPSESASNTLKVKKSTAIVKRWSDRQAPSTELSTGSSYHSKSCDQLRCGPYLSSGDIADALSVHSAGSSSSDVEEITMSFVPESPDGQEKKFWECTSQSSPETSGISSASSSTSSSSASTTPVATTRTHKRSVSGVCGYSSSLPLYNQQVGDCCIIRVSLDVDNGNMYKSILVTSQDKAPAVIRKAMDKHNLDEDEPEDYELVQVISDDRKLKIPDNANVFYAMNSTANYDFVLKKRTFTKGAKVRHGASSTLPRMKQKGLKIAKGIF
- the RALGDS gene encoding ral guanine nucleotide dissociation stimulator isoform X5 — translated: MVQRMWAEAAGPAGGAEPLFPGSRRSRSVWDAVRLEVGGPDSCPVVLHSFTQLDPDLPRLESSTQEIGEELVNGVIYSISLRKVQVHHGANKGQRWLGYENDSALNLYETCKVRTVKAGTLEKLVEHLVPAFQGSDLSYVTIFLCTYRAFTTTQRVLDLLFQRYGCILPYSSEDGGPQDQLKNAVSSILGTWLDQYSEDFCQPPDFPCLKQLVAYVQLNMPGSDLERRAHLLLAQLERTELTKAEPEALAPALKPTAALEPVPAPALAPRPVPGPDLEPALGPAPAPATEPSWPSPVAAENGLGEEKPHLLAFPPNLVAEQFTLMDAELFKKVVPYHCLGSIWSQRDKRGKEHLAPTVRATVAQFNSVANCVITTCLGDRSVTARARARVLEHWIEVARECRVLKNFSSLYAILSALQSNSIHRLKKTWEEVSRDSLRIFQKLSEIFSDENNYSLSRELLIKEGTSKFATLEMNPKRAQRRPKEVLSQGVIQGTVPYLGTFLTDLVMLDTAMKDYLYGRLINFEKRRKEFEVIAQIKLLQSACNNYSIAAEEHFGAWFRAMERLSEADSYSLSCELEPPSESASNTLKVKKSTAIVKRWSDRQAPSTELSTGSSYHSKSCDQLRCGPYLSSGDIADALSVHSAGSSSSDVEEITMSFVPESPDGQEKKFWECTSQSSPETSGISSASSSTSSSSASTTPVATTRTHKRSVSGVCGYSSSLPLYNQQVGDCCIIRVSLDVDNGNMYKSILVTSQDKAPAVIRKAMDKHNLDEDEPEDYELVQVISDDRKLKIPDNANVFYAMNSTANYDFVLKKRTFTKGAKVRHGASSTLPRMKQKGLKIAKGIF
- the RALGDS gene encoding ral guanine nucleotide dissociation stimulator isoform X9; amino-acid sequence: MVQRMWAEAAGPAGGAEPLFPGSRRSRSVWDAVRLEVGGPDSCPVVLHSFTQLDPDLPRLESSTQEIGEELVNGVIYSISLRKVQVHHGANKGQRWLGYENDSALNLYETCKVRTVKAGTLEKLVEHLVPAFQGSDLSYVTIFLCTYRAFTTTQRVLDLLFQSRYGRCDALTASSRYGCILPYSSEDGGPQDQLKNAVSSILGTWLDQYSEDFCQPPDFPCLKQLVAYVQLNMPGSDLERRAHLLLAQLERTELTKAEPEALAPALKPTAALEPVPAPALAPRPVPGPDLEPALGPAPAPATEPSWPSPVAAENGLGEEKPHLLAFPPNLVAEQFTLMDAELFKKVVPYHCLGSIWSQRDKRGKEHLAPTVRATVAQFNSVANCVITTCLGDRSVTARARARVLEHWIEVARECRVLKNFSSLYAILSALQSNSIHRLKKTWEEVSRDSLRIFQKLSEIFSDENNYSLSRELLIKEGTSKFATLEMNPKRAQRRPKEVLSQGVIQGTVPYLGTFLTDLVMLDTAMKDYLYGRLINFEKRRKEFEVIAQIKLLQSACNNYSIAAEEHFGAWFRAMERLSEADSYSLSCELEPPSESASNTLKVKKSTAIVKRWSDRQAPSTELSTGSSYHSKSCDQLRCGPYLSSGDIADALSVHSAGSSSSDVEEITMSFVPESPDGQEKKVGDCCIIRVSLDVDNGNMYKSILVTSQDKAPAVIRKAMDKHNLDEDEPEDYELVQVISDDRKLKIPDNANVFYAMNSTANYDFVLKKRTFTKGAKVRHGASSTLPRMKQKGLKIAKGIF
- the RALGDS gene encoding ral guanine nucleotide dissociation stimulator isoform X1, which translates into the protein MVQRMWAEAAGPAGGAEPLFPGSRRSRSVWDAVRLEVGGPDSCPVVLHSFTQLDPDLPRLESSTQEIGEELVNGVIYSISLRKVQVHHGANKGQRWLGYENDSALNLYETCKVRTVKAGTLEKLVEHLVPAFQGSDLSYVTIFLCTYRAFTTTQRVLDLLFQSRYGRCDALTASSRYGCILPYSSEDGGPQDQLKNAVSSILGTWLDQYSEDFCQPPDFPCLKQLVAYVQLNMPGSDLERRAHLLLAQLERTELTKAEPEALAPALKPTAALEPVPAPALAPRPVPGPDLEPALGPAPAPATEPSWPSPVAAENGLGEEKPHLLAFPPNLVAEQFTLMDAELFKKVVPYHCLGSIWSQRDKRGKEHLAPTVRATVAQFNSVANCVITTCLGDRSVTARARARVLEHWIEVARECRVLKNFSSLYAILSALQSNSIHRLKKTWEEVSRDSLRIFQKLSEIFSDENNYSLSRELLIKEGTSKFATLEMNPKRAQRRPKEVLSQGVIQGTVPYLGTFLTDLVMLDTAMKDYLYGRLINFEKRRKEFEVIAQIKLLQSACNNYSIAAEEHFGAWFRAMERLSEADSYSLSCELEPPSESASNTLKVKKSTAIVKRWSDRQAPSTELSTGSSYHSKSCDQLRCGPYLSSGDIADALSVHSAGSSSSDVEEITMSFVPESPDGQEKKFWECTSQSSPETSGISSASSSTSSSSASTTPVATTRTHKRSVSGVCGYSSSLPLYNQQVGDCCIIRVSLDVDNGNMYKSILVTSQDKAPAVIRKAMDKHNLDEDEPEDYELVQVISDDRKLKIPDNANVFYAMNSTANYDFVLKKRTFTKGAKVRHGASSTLPRMKQKGLKIAKGIF
- the RALGDS gene encoding ral guanine nucleotide dissociation stimulator isoform X7; amino-acid sequence: MMVDCQSSTQEIGEELVNGVIYSISLRKVQVHHGANKGQRWLGYENDSALNLYETCKVRTVKAGTLEKLVEHLVPAFQGSDLSYVTIFLCTYRAFTTTQRVLDLLFQSRYGRCDALTASSRYGCILPYSSEDGGPQDQLKNAVSSILGTWLDQYSEDFCQPPDFPCLKQLVAYVQLNMPGSDLERRAHLLLAQLERTELTKAEPEALAPALKPTAALEPVPAPALAPRPVPGPDLEPALGPAPAPATEPSWPSPVAAENGLGEEKPHLLAFPPNLVAEQFTLMDAELFKKVVPYHCLGSIWSQRDKRGKEHLAPTVRATVAQFNSVANCVITTCLGDRSVTARARARVLEHWIEVARECRVLKNFSSLYAILSALQSNSIHRLKKTWEEVSRDSLRIFQKLSEIFSDENNYSLSRELLIKEGTSKFATLEMNPKRAQRRPKEVLSQGVIQGTVPYLGTFLTDLVMLDTAMKDYLYGRLINFEKRRKEFEVIAQIKLLQSACNNYSIAAEEHFGAWFRAMERLSEADSYSLSCELEPPSESASNTLKVKKSTAIVKRWSDRQAPSTELSTGSSYHSKSCDQLRCGPYLSSGDIADALSVHSAGSSSSDVEEITMSFVPESPDGQEKKFWECTSQSSPETSGISSASSSTSSSSASTTPVATTRTHKRSVSGVCGYSSSLPLYNQQVGDCCIIRVSLDVDNGNMYKSILVTSQDKAPAVIRKAMDKHNLDEDEPEDYELVQVISDDRKLKIPDNANVFYAMNSTANYDFVLKKRTFTKGAKVRHGASSTLPRMKQKGLKIAKGIF
- the RALGDS gene encoding ral guanine nucleotide dissociation stimulator isoform X6 encodes the protein MCLWAGSGTPVHPLLLSASAILRPQPAAHQGPRRSSTQEIGEELVNGVIYSISLRKVQVHHGANKGQRWLGYENDSALNLYETCKVRTVKAGTLEKLVEHLVPAFQGSDLSYVTIFLCTYRAFTTTQRVLDLLFQSRYGRCDALTASSRYGCILPYSSEDGGPQDQLKNAVSSILGTWLDQYSEDFCQPPDFPCLKQLVAYVQLNMPGSDLERRAHLLLAQLERTELTKAEPEALAPALKPTAALEPVPAPALAPRPVPGPDLEPALGPAPAPATEPSWPSPVAAENGLGEEKPHLLAFPPNLVAEQFTLMDAELFKKVVPYHCLGSIWSQRDKRGKEHLAPTVRATVAQFNSVANCVITTCLGDRSVTARARARVLEHWIEVARECRVLKNFSSLYAILSALQSNSIHRLKKTWEEVSRDSLRIFQKLSEIFSDENNYSLSRELLIKEGTSKFATLEMNPKRAQRRPKEVLSQGVIQGTVPYLGTFLTDLVMLDTAMKDYLYGRLINFEKRRKEFEVIAQIKLLQSACNNYSIAAEEHFGAWFRAMERLSEADSYSLSCELEPPSESASNTLKVKKSTAIVKRWSDRQAPSTELSTGSSYHSKSCDQLRCGPYLSSGDIADALSVHSAGSSSSDVEEITMSFVPESPDGQEKKFWECTSQSSPETSGISSASSSTSSSSASTTPVATTRTHKRSVSGVCGYSSSLPLYNQQVGDCCIIRVSLDVDNGNMYKSILVTSQDKAPAVIRKAMDKHNLDEDEPEDYELVQVISDDRKLKIPDNANVFYAMNSTANYDFVLKKRTFTKGAKVRHGASSTLPRMKQKGLKIAKGIF